A region of Natribaculum luteum DNA encodes the following proteins:
- a CDS encoding TIGR00341 family protein, producing the protein MRYVEITIPNGRRNVVVNTLEDEGIDYVVFDETSNRGYTAVVRFSLPTQAVEPVLDRLYEADIGDDASVVVIDAETVVSQKFTQLREQYKRGGLEGERISRQVLRTKADELTPGFPIYATMVLISAVVATSGLLLDSPAVVVGSMVIAPLIGPALATNIGVVIADDDLRSTGLVYQVVGITLVVAGSIALATAARVAGLEPAGIDIVAVAELEERVTPNVLSLAVALGAGIAGVMSLTRGFSEAIVGVMIAAALIPPAAATGIATAWGMYGAAAGAAVLVLVNLLAINLAGLLTLWIAGYRPRGLFDVPAARRQTIVYASLMTLAVLALIVPLASVTLIDLQTTQLESDANEEVDAVLAEPAYDGLEAEDVEIELDNDYPLRSIDRVIVVVSSDAPGPVQGLTERLYAAIAPHAEEPIVVEVQFVVSEQEGSVADNETSNALAAHTAGQHGSY; encoded by the coding sequence GTGCGCTACGTCGAAATCACGATCCCGAACGGACGGCGAAACGTCGTCGTGAACACGCTCGAGGACGAAGGGATCGACTACGTCGTCTTCGACGAAACGAGCAATCGGGGATACACTGCCGTCGTCAGGTTTTCGCTCCCGACGCAGGCCGTAGAACCGGTACTCGATCGACTGTACGAGGCGGACATCGGTGACGACGCCAGCGTCGTCGTCATCGATGCCGAGACGGTCGTCTCCCAGAAGTTTACGCAGCTTCGAGAGCAGTACAAACGCGGCGGACTCGAAGGAGAGCGAATCTCGAGGCAGGTCCTCCGGACGAAAGCCGACGAACTCACGCCCGGATTTCCCATCTACGCGACGATGGTACTCATCAGCGCCGTCGTCGCGACCTCCGGCTTACTGCTCGACTCACCGGCGGTCGTCGTCGGCTCGATGGTGATCGCGCCGCTGATCGGGCCGGCGCTGGCGACCAACATCGGCGTCGTCATCGCCGACGACGACCTCCGGTCGACGGGCCTCGTCTACCAGGTCGTCGGCATCACGCTCGTCGTCGCCGGTTCGATCGCACTCGCCACCGCTGCTCGCGTGGCCGGACTGGAACCGGCGGGAATCGACATCGTCGCCGTCGCCGAACTCGAGGAGCGAGTCACCCCGAACGTGCTCTCGCTCGCGGTCGCGCTGGGTGCCGGCATCGCAGGGGTGATGAGTCTCACGAGGGGGTTCTCCGAGGCCATCGTCGGCGTGATGATCGCCGCGGCGCTCATTCCGCCCGCCGCCGCGACCGGCATCGCGACTGCCTGGGGAATGTACGGCGCGGCTGCCGGGGCTGCCGTCCTCGTGCTGGTGAACCTGCTGGCGATCAACCTCGCCGGACTGCTCACCCTGTGGATCGCCGGCTACCGGCCGCGAGGACTGTTCGACGTCCCGGCCGCCCGCCGACAGACGATCGTCTACGCGAGCCTGATGACGCTGGCAGTTCTGGCTCTGATCGTTCCGCTCGCCAGCGTGACGCTGATCGACCTCCAGACGACGCAACTCGAGTCCGACGCGAACGAAGAAGTCGACGCGGTCCTCGCGGAGCCAGCGTACGACGGCCTCGAGGCGGAGGACGTCGAGATCGAACTCGACAACGACTACCCGCTGCGATCGATCGATCGCGTCATCGTCGTCGTCTCCAGTGACGCTCCCGGTCCGGTGCAGGGACTCACCGAACGGCTCTACGCGGCGATCGCCCC